Below is a window of Malania oleifera isolate guangnan ecotype guangnan chromosome 1, ASM2987363v1, whole genome shotgun sequence DNA.
TAATAAAGATCCCAAAAGTAATCAAGTCTAAAAGAAACTTTAACCATTAAAAATACTATCCaagcaaataacaataataataacaataataataataataaaacaaaagaaagaactgaaagaaaataaaagagaagaaaagaaattaaataaaaaaaatttctagaaaaagagagagagagaaaaagagagagagagagagagagagagagagagagagagagagagagagagagagaggcggccATGGCAGTGCTGAAAAGTGACTCTGCCGTGTGGAGTTTGGAGCATGCTGAAGACTGGAGGCTGGCCTGCTTGCAGTTGCTGGTATGGGGCAAAGGATTTGGTGCTCTACTGGTGTTCTTGACAGCAGATTGCTGCTGGTGTGGTCTACAGAAGAGGCTTGGGTGGCTGGTTTTCTGCTGCAAAGGCTGTGCAGAGGTGGTGCTCTCGGGTCTGCTAGAGTGGCCGTGGGCTGATGTTGCTCGGATGTTGATGGTGCTGGTAGGGCAGAACTGCTGTGGCTAGAGGAGGAGGAGGTTGAGAGAGAATTAGAGATAAAGAAAGAACTACCGGAAGGAGAGAACAAGAGAGAGTTCAGGGAGAGAAACAGAGGAATGAAAAGAGAGTAGTCAAGAGAAAAACCatggaagagaaaagagaaaagagcaAGGGGaaaaagagaaggggagagggggaGCCCTCGTGGGCTGCTTGTGTAGGGGGAAGAAATAGAGGAacttaaataggaggcattgggtgccctagacccgaaCGGAAAGGATTGACCCGAATGGGAAAGGGTTGACctggcaacttgatttttttcatttttttcattctctgttcattgcaaattctgctcttctggagcccgtatctcacaaaactcaaaacatgaaagttgtatataatcctttcctctttctctaaaaatttgaattgtctcgattggagcttggatggaaaagttatgtacaaaatacgaacaagtatcggttttgattcccgggaattttcctgcgacaaaaaattaccaaaacttcataaataatgcaataaagttcaagaatgatgattttggaattttattaaaatattggacaattttggacatttaattaaaaatataaactgtaaaacccgggttaagatgtCCAATTACGCAATTTCAGTGCGTAATCACTCCAATGAAAGAAGTGATGAGATTCGgtaagaagggcaagttgagcccgaggtatatcagaccattcaatATTCTTGAACAagtgggtccggtggcctacCAAATCACACttcccccagcactctcgaggatccatgatgtgtttcgcGTATCCATATTAAGGAGGTATGTGTCAGATCTgttgcatgttattagttacgagtcgTTAgagattagggatactttagcgtatgaagaaATGCATGTTCAAATTTTGGATTAACAAGAACAATGATTCATGAGACACGATATAAGATTAGGTGTTTGCTAAATCAAGCAGCTATAgactattatttatttagttcTTTATTTTAAGTTTCTttctctattaaaaaaaaaaactgaagtaCAAATCAAGACAAAAAACTGAAACTGTACGTATAGGAAGTTGATTGTGCACACAGCAGCACGTGGAAAACTACTCCTCATCTTCAAACTCAAATAACAAAACAGCTTCTTTCCATAGCAGAAGTTGGATTTTTGTTGGTATATCTCAATGAGATACCCAACTGCAGTTTTGGGGATTGTTTTGACATTGATTTCTTGGGATGGAGTATACTAAAATGCCACCCATTATaggggagaggagagagaagcCCTTCTGGACTTCAAGCATTCTCTCACCGATCCTTCCAACCACCTCTCTTCCTGGGTTGGTGATGATTGTTGCGAGTGGACAAAAGTTCACTGCCACAACACCACTAGCCATGTCATCCATCTCAACCTCCCCAATCTATTCCCTATTGATGATTATGAATCTTTCGATGTTGTGTACAAGAGGTCTTGTTTGGGTGGGAACATAAGTGGCTCTTTGCTGCAATTGAAACATCTTCGGCATCTGAATTTGAGTGACAATTGCTTTTTGGGACTTCAGATTCCACAGTTCCTTGGTTCCCTCACCAGTCTCACTTATTTGAACCTTTCTTCTACGGGATTTATGGGCCCTATTCCTCCTCAACTTGGGAGCTTGCTTTATCTTGATATTGGCAGGAATGATTATTTGTACATTGCAAATGATGTAAAATGGATTTCTCATTTCTCCTCAATTGAATTCCTTGACATGACCTATGTCAATCTCAGTCGGGCATCTAATAATTGGCTTCAGATGATGAACATGCCCCCTTCCTTGTCCACGCTACACTTGTCTCTCTGTTTCCTCAGTCACCAACTTCCTCTTTCTCATGTCAATTTTTCTTCCCTCGTCTCTCTTGATCTCTCCTATAACAATTTCATGTATTCTTCGCATTAGGATGGCTTTCTAGTCTCTCTTCTATTGTTTCGCTTGATCTGAGTTATAACCGAATTCCTGGTTTGCTTCCTCCCCTTCTACGAAACCTAACTACTCTTCGGTTCCTTAATCTGGTTTATAACCCATTCAACTCTGCAATACCAAAGTGGTTGTATGACATGACCAGCCTCCAAATTCTTGATCTTAAATACAACAATTTTCAAGGATCAATTTCACGTGCTTTTGCCAACCTTACATCACTCACAGAACTTCAGTTGTCTTCCAATTACTTTGAAGGACGAATTCCAAGATCCTTGGGAAATCTTTGCAATTTAAGAATTTTAGGTTTGTCATTGAACCAACTCAGTGGAGATATTTCTGAATTTTTTGGAGATCATTCATCTAATTTGTGCATCAAGGAAATGCTAGAGTCCTTGAATTTTGGGTTAAATCACCTGTCAGGCCAATTTCCCAATCATTTGGGAGAATTTAAAAGTTTGACCATTCTTGATATTTTCTCCAACTCCATTTCAGGGCCAATTCCTGTGTCTATAAGGAAATTATCATCCTTGAGGAGGTTAAATTATCTTCCAATCTTTTCAATGGGAGTATTCAAGAAACTCTTGGAAGTCTCTCCAAATTAGAAGGAGTGTTTATCTCTAACAATTCCTTTGAAGACACCGTTTCAGAAGTTCACTTTGCAAATCTGACAAGACCAGAGTATTTTGTAGCTGATTCAAACCAGCTGACCTTGAAAATAAGCCGCAATTGGATTCCTCCATTTCAACTCCGTGAAATATCTATGAGCTCAAGTGATGGGGGACCTCAATTATTTCCTGCATGGCTTCAAACATAGAACAAATTGAAATATTTATCCCTATCAAATGCTTCAatatcaggtgtaatcccaacaTATTGGCTCTCCAATAAGTCCTAACTTTTCTATGTTGATCTACCTCAAAACCAGATCCAAGGCTCAGTACCTCCCATCCCTGCCACAGTAaattattttgatctttcaaataaTTACTTCAATGGATCTCTTGCTCCCTTTTTGTGTAACCAAATGGTGGATGAGGAATCCAAATTGTTATCTTTAgcattatcaaaaaaaaaaaaaaattatttggagaAATTCCTGATTGTTGGGTGAATTGGAAAAATTTAAGGGTGTTGACATTGgttacacccagttttgattatgacaaatactcttggaactaatggttgtactaaaaATTGGatgtaggttcaccttgtgcgcgctttaggactaaaagacatatcatgatggcatgtgGTGTTCCTACCGAATAATGAAgatttatgtgttgtattttgtattcattagtttatttcttcattctgggatgtaatttattatgaactatgcACTTGTATGGcctataataatttgcatcatgcatggtaggtagatatgctcaaaACGATCATAGTTGGTCCTTAAGTACCTACACTAAGAACACAAGTCCCCTACATCTCTTATCATAATCAGGGAATCaaattaaggctaaaatgaacttaatgagAAAAGTTGAAagggttcaggtgactgaacctatGCAATATAAAgtggctcgggtgaccgaacaagtaaccatgttgacttggttttcaggcacctgaacctattttgaacgtatcttcctcgggcacctgaaGCTATGTCAAAgaacttttcaactactcaggcgACCAAACGATTACCTTCAAAAGTAGGGTCGGGTGACTGAATTGCCTTGTTTGATTAACCGAACTGTGAGTCACGCACCCGAATTATCGAaccaatgctactgactttgtttcagttAACCGACTAACCCTACAAGAACCCAAacctctaaaagttgaatttttgattgtatctgtttgggcacccgaacctcgcgggttaaaatattttttatcgaatttttaaatgggctaaaatgggttaatattcttaatggtattttaaacaaatttaattatacctagtg
It encodes the following:
- the LOC131159617 gene encoding receptor-like protein EIX1, with product MAVLKSDSAVWSLEHAEDWRLACLQLLVWGKGFGALLVFLTADCCWCGLQKRLGWLVFCCKGCAEVVLSGLLEWPWADVARMLMVLIPQFLGSLTSLTYLNLSSTGFMGPIPPQLGSLLYLDIGRNDYLYIANDVKWISHFSSIEFLDMTYVNLSRASNNWLQMMNMPPSLSTLHLSLCFLRWLSSLSSIVSLDLSYNRIPGLLPPLLRNLTTLRFLNLVYNPFNSAIPKWLYDMTSLQILDLKYNNFQGSISRAFANLTSLTELQLSSNYFEGRIPRSLGNLCNLRILGLSLNQLSGDISEFFGDHSSNLCIKEMLESLNFGANSCVYKEIIILEEVKLSSNLFNGSIQETLGSLSKLEGVFISNNSFEDTVSEVHFANLTRPEYFVADSNQLTLKISRNWIPPFQLREISMSSSDGGPQLFPAWLQT